One Calditrichia bacterium DNA window includes the following coding sequences:
- the rfaE2 gene encoding D-glycero-beta-D-manno-heptose 1-phosphate adenylyltransferase: protein MTVAQKIKTRDTLAQMRTDWDFEDRNVVFTNGCFDILHRGHVEYLQEAKRFGDILIVGVNSDDSVTRLKGPARPLMPADDRAFIIASLFFVDYVSVFDEDTPYELIRSVQPDLLVKGGDYDINDIVGKDIVEARGGRVLTIPLTPNRSTTNFVEKVVALTRKGILK from the coding sequence ATGACTGTTGCACAAAAAATCAAAACACGTGATACGCTGGCGCAGATGCGCACAGATTGGGATTTCGAAGACCGTAATGTTGTTTTTACCAACGGTTGTTTCGATATTTTGCATCGCGGCCATGTGGAGTATTTGCAGGAAGCCAAACGGTTTGGCGATATCCTGATTGTCGGCGTCAACAGCGACGATTCTGTCACCCGGCTGAAAGGTCCCGCAAGACCGCTAATGCCTGCTGATGATCGCGCTTTTATTATCGCATCATTATTTTTTGTTGATTATGTTTCTGTTTTTGATGAAGATACGCCGTATGAGCTTATCCGGTCGGTTCAACCGGATTTGTTGGTCAAGGGCGGCGATTACGACATCAACGACATTGTAGGGAAAGACATTGTTGAAGCACGTGGCGGACGGGTGCTAACCATTCCACTGACACCAAATCGATCCACAACCAATTTTGTTGAAAAGGTAGTTGCTTTAACCCGAAAAGGAATTCTGAAGTAA
- a CDS encoding LysM peptidoglycan-binding domain-containing protein: MKQIVKIAGCMLMLVSLSACNVWIFKKSPKTAPAAELQQISAYLNAAESNSISEDAMLTDGNYLKALEKADSLSTLYPEDSLLTALYFRVNDSYDSYLHRMVVLDADTLTEEEMMIDIERLFAVSDSAGFAVDSLEQLRIPLILNKKIENAIKYFSETRRGRKTFEGWLRRAGKYEKLVKGILRETGAPEELFYLAMIESGLRPQARSYARAVGMWQFISATGRYYGLTQSWWYDDRQDVIKASRAAGQHLLDLYERFGDWYIGIAGYNFSPGKIEKRIKTYNVSEFWDLPKLPKQTRNYVPTYLAAVTIASNLEKYNFADIIPDNPIEFDTVTIKQSIDLNIIAEAVGSTYNEIRDLNPAILRWCTPPDVDEWLLYLPSGTRDTFLSKYDNLPKSQKMDWVQHRIRSGETLSTIARRYGVSITEVKHFNKLSGNLIRAGRTLMIPIPAGKNSPKAVASNTPKSTARKSTAPRSTSASLNSSAKVVADVPGHYKQVYTIRSGDNLWEVAKKFGVSVNELREWNGLNYSRIIRPGQKLNIWLPNQSGSTNDALASANLPVPGAATVTETSGDNKNTYIVRSGDTLWDIARAHNVSINDLKRWNAKRNNKIKPGEELVLYAD; the protein is encoded by the coding sequence ATGAAGCAGATCGTGAAGATCGCAGGTTGTATGTTAATGCTGGTTAGTTTATCAGCATGTAATGTTTGGATATTCAAAAAATCACCCAAAACGGCACCGGCAGCTGAATTGCAGCAAATTTCAGCCTATCTCAACGCCGCCGAAAGCAACAGCATCAGCGAAGACGCGATGTTGACAGATGGAAATTATTTGAAAGCATTGGAAAAGGCAGACAGCCTTTCCACGCTTTATCCGGAAGATTCGTTGCTGACCGCACTGTATTTCCGGGTGAATGATTCTTACGATTCCTACCTTCACCGCATGGTTGTTCTGGATGCGGATACCCTTACCGAAGAAGAGATGATGATCGACATCGAACGGCTTTTCGCCGTTTCCGACTCCGCCGGATTTGCGGTGGACTCGCTGGAACAGCTTCGGATTCCCTTAATTCTCAACAAAAAAATCGAAAATGCCATCAAATATTTTTCCGAAACCCGTCGCGGACGTAAAACTTTCGAAGGTTGGCTGAGACGTGCCGGAAAATATGAAAAGCTGGTTAAAGGCATTTTGCGGGAAACAGGCGCACCGGAAGAATTGTTTTATCTGGCAATGATCGAAAGCGGATTACGCCCGCAGGCACGTTCATACGCCCGCGCAGTCGGGATGTGGCAATTTATTTCCGCAACCGGCCGCTATTACGGATTAACCCAAAGCTGGTGGTACGACGACCGTCAGGATGTTATCAAAGCCAGCCGGGCGGCAGGGCAACACCTGCTCGATTTATACGAGCGCTTCGGCGATTGGTATATTGGCATTGCCGGCTACAATTTCAGCCCCGGAAAAATTGAAAAACGCATCAAAACGTATAACGTTAGCGAATTTTGGGATCTGCCAAAACTTCCGAAACAAACCCGAAATTATGTGCCGACGTATCTGGCAGCCGTAACGATCGCCAGCAATCTTGAAAAATATAATTTTGCAGATATTATCCCGGATAACCCGATTGAATTTGATACGGTAACCATCAAACAAAGCATCGATCTGAATATAATTGCCGAAGCGGTTGGCAGCACATACAACGAGATTCGCGACCTTAACCCGGCTATTTTGCGCTGGTGCACACCGCCGGATGTTGATGAATGGTTGCTCTACCTGCCTTCCGGCACCCGCGACACATTTTTGAGCAAATACGACAATTTGCCAAAATCCCAAAAAATGGACTGGGTGCAGCACCGCATTCGTTCCGGCGAAACACTTTCAACAATCGCCCGGCGATATGGTGTTTCAATTACAGAAGTCAAACATTTCAATAAATTATCCGGCAATTTGATTCGCGCCGGACGCACATTAATGATTCCTATTCCTGCCGGAAAAAACAGCCCGAAAGCGGTTGCCAGCAACACACCCAAAAGCACCGCCAGAAAAAGCACCGCACCGCGCTCAACCAGCGCAAGCCTGAACAGTTCAGCCAAAGTAGTTGCTGATGTTCCCGGACATTACAAACAAGTTTACACCATCCGTTCCGGCGATAACCTGTGGGAAGTCGCCAAAAAGTTTGGCGTCAGCGTAAATGAACTGCGCGAATGGAACGGGTTAAATTATTCACGGATTATCCGGCCCGGTCAAAAACTGAATATCTGGCTCCCGAATCAATCCGGTAGCACAAACGATGCGTTGGCCAGCGCAAATCTGCCGGTACCGGGTGCTGCAACGGTCACTGAAACATCCGGCGATAACAAAAATACTTACATCGTTCGCTCCGGCGATACACTGTGGGATATTGCCCGCGCACACAACGTTAGCATCAACGATCTCAAACGCTGGAATGCCAAACGGAACAACAAAATCAAACCCGGTGAAGAGTTGGTGCTTTACGCAGATTAA